A stretch of Zootoca vivipara chromosome 13, rZooViv1.1, whole genome shotgun sequence DNA encodes these proteins:
- the LOC118078346 gene encoding glypican-6-like → MAPLRLLLLLLPLLCAAVAAGGETRGAARSCAESRQALAGRGFALASLPPSLISGEHLRICPQEYTCCASETEERLSEQSWGDLQGLVGEAAGFLLSTLGSRQRRFHDFFRELLAGAEQSLQAMFTRSYGHLYAQHARLFQGLFVELRRHLQGARPGLDEALSDFWARLLERMLPLLNPQYSFPEGYLECVGHQAEGLRAFGDSPRQLRLQVTRAFIAARAFVQGLATGRDVVVQAVKLSPSRECRSAHMRLSYCPLCRGTPALKPCNGFCLNVMKGCFASAAELDPEWERFLDALTQLAERLGGPFNFELAADSIGVKISEAIMFLQEHSVQISAKVFQSCGSPRPAPARSRRSPREEAKRRFRTYLPEEKPTTAAGTNLDRLVSDVKEKLRLMRRFWVMLPHTLCSNEKVAADVTNEDSCWNGQARGRYLPDVMGNGLVNQINNPEVEVDISRPDMPTRQHVLALRSATSRLVGACNGQDLDFQDADEDGGSGSGAGYSEDRLALGAGAGGAGVPPAGSRPSSDARPPRRERPGKGSSSPRQNQSGGWPSSGAGLPPTGATLQVKVFAPLFLLLLLGRW, encoded by the exons ATGGCGCCGCTgcgcctgctcctcctcctcctgccgctccTTTGTGCAGCCGTCGCCGCTGGCGGAGAGACGCGCGGGGCGGCGCGGAGCTGCGCGGAGAGCCGGCAGGCGCTGGCCGGGCGCGGCTTCGCCCTCGCCTCGCTGCCGCCCAGCCTCATCTCCG gagagcACCTGCGCATCTGCCCCCAGGAGTACACCTGCTGCGCCAGCGAGACGGAGGAGCGTCTGAGTGAGCAGAGCTGGGGGGACCTCCAGGGCCTGGTGGGAGAGGCGGCCGGCTTCCTGCTCAGCACCCTCGGCTCCCGCCAGCGCCGCTTCCACG ACTTCTTCCGGGAGCTCCTGGCTGGGGCAGAGCAGTCCCTCCAGGCCATGTTCACTCGCTCCTATGGACACCTCTATGCCCAGCATGCCCGCCTCTTCCAGGGGCTCTTTGTGGAGCTGCGGCGCCACCTGCAGGGAGCACGACCCGGCCTGGATGAGGCCCTGAGCGACTTCTGGGCCCGCCTGCTGGAGCGGATGCTGCCCCTGCTCAACCCCCAGTACAGCTTCCCCGAAGGCTACCTGGAGTGTGTGgggcaccaggcagaggggctgcgGGCCTTTGGGGACAGCCCCCGCCAGCTCCGCCTGCAG GTGACCCGTGCCTTCATTGCCGCTCGAGCCTTTGTCCAGGGCCTGGCAACCGGACGAGACGTGGTGGTGCAGGCGGTCAAG CTCTCTCCCAGCAGAGAGTGCCGCAGTGCCCACATGCGCCTCTCCTACTGCCCACTTTGCCGTGGGACTCCGGCCCTCAAGCCCTGCAACGGATTCTGTCTCAACGTCATGAAGGGCTGCTTTGCCAGCGCAGCGGAGCTGGACCCTGAGTGGGAGCGCTTTCTCG aTGCTTTGACCCAATTGGCCGAGCGCCTCGGGGGGCCCTTTAACTTTGAACTGGCGGCTGACTCCATCGGAGTGAAGATTTCAGAGGCGATCATGTTCCTGCAGGAGCACAGTGTGCAAATCTCAGccaag GTGTTCCAGAGCTGCGGCAGCCCCCGCCCAGCCCCCGCCCGCTCTCGCCGCTCCCCCCGGGAGGAGGCCAAGCGCCGCTTCCGCACTTACTTGCCCGAGGAGAAGCCCACCACTGCGGCAGGAACCAACCTGGACAGGCTG gtgtcggatGTGAAGGAGAAGCTGCGTCTCATGCGTCGCTTCTGGGTGATGCTTCCCCACACCCTCTGCAGCAACGAGAAGGTGGCCGCTGATGTCACCAACGAGGACAGCTGCTGGAACGGGCAGGcgaggggcag GTACCTCCCAGATGTGATGGGCAACGGGCTGGTGAACCAGATCAACAACCCCGAGGTGGAGGTGGACATTTCGCGCCCCGACATGCCCACGCGGCAGCACGTCCTGGCCCTACGCAGCGCCACCTCCCGGCTGGTGGGCGCCTGCAATGGGCAGGACCTCGACTTCCAGGATGCAG ATGAGGACGGCGGGAGCGGCTCAGGGGCTGGGTACAGTGAGGACCGGCTGGCCTTGGGGGCCGGAGCAGGGGGGGCTGGGGTTCCCCCCGCAGGATCCCGCCCTTCATCCGATGCCCGTCCACCTCGCAGGGAGCGGCCTGGGaagggctcctcctccccccgacAGAACCAGAGTGGGGGGTGGCCAAGCAGTGGGGCTGGGCTGCCCCCCACAGGGGCCACTTTGCAAGTCAAGGTCTttgcccccctcttcctgctcctcctcctggggCGCTGGTGA